The genomic DNA CCCACTGGATCACGGTGCGATCGGGCATCGTGGCGTTTTCGATCGGCACCAGCGTGTGCACCGGCTCGTGGCCGAGGAGGAACCCGCCCGGGTGGATCGACAGGTGCCGCGGGAAGTCGAGGACCTCCTGCGCGAGGCGGATCACCGAGCGCACCTGCGGGGTCTCGGGGTCGAGCCCCGCCTGCTCGAAGGCGCGCGCGTCGACGTCGCCGTACATCGGGAGGAGCTTCGACAACCGGTCGAGCGTCGTCTCCGCGAGCCCCAGCGCCTTCCCCACGTCGCGCACCGCCGAGCGCGGGCGGTAACGGATCAGGTTCGCGACCATGGCGGCGTGGGAGCGACCGTACTTCGCGTACACGTGCTGGATCACCTCCTCGCGCCGCTCGTGTTCGATGTCGAGGTCGATGTCCGGCGGCTCCGCCCGCTCGCGCGAGAGGAACCGTTCGAACAGAAGCCCGAGCGCGACCGGATCGACCGCGGTGATCCCGAGGGCGTAACAGACCGTCGAGTTCGCCGCCGAGCCGCGCCCCTGACAGAGGATCCCGTGCGCGCGGCAGAACCGGACGATCTCCCACATCGTGAGGAAATACCCGCCGTAGTCGAGCTCGTCGATCAGCGCGAGCTCCTTGTCGATCTGCTCGCGCGCGGCCGCTGGGACGCCCTGCGGGAACCGCTCCCGCGCCCCGTCGTACGTCAGCTCGCGCAGCCACTGGGAGGTCGTCTTCCCGCTCGGGAGTTTCTCCGACGGGTAGCGGTAACGGATCTGCGCCAGCGAGAAGGTGCAGCGGGAGGCGATCTCGATCGTGCGCGCGACGGCGGCGTGATCGTCCTCGAAGAGCTTCGCGAAGGCGTGCGGCGGCTTGAGCGCGTGCTCGTGGTTGGGCTTGAGCCTGCGCCCGGCTTCCGAGAGCTTCACGCGGTGCCGGATCGCGGTGACGACGTCCTGCAGGTCGCGCCGCGCGGGCTTGTGGTAGAGGACCTCGTGCGCCGCGGCGACGGGGAGCTTCCACTTCTCGGCGCGCGCGCGCAGCCTCGCTTCCTGCTTCACCTCTTCCGCGCGGCGGTGGCGGGCGACCATCGCGTAGAGGCGGTCGCCGAACGCCTCCTTCAGCCCGTGCGCGACGAAGAAGGGGTCGGGCTCCCCGACGAGGAGCGACCGGTCGCCCCCCCAGAGGGCGATCGCTCCTTCGGCGTGCTCGTAGACCTCGCGCCATCGGACCTGGCTCGACCCCTTCTCGGAGCGGCGGC from Candidatus Polarisedimenticolaceae bacterium includes the following:
- the dnaE gene encoding DNA polymerase III subunit alpha encodes the protein MSRYTPLWTKSCFSFLEGASHPEELIETCVHHGIEAIAVTDRDGVGGIVEAHAKAREVGVKLVIGSEVTLDDGSTLVLLAQDRKGYGNLCSLVTLGRRRSEKGSSQVRWREVYEHAEGAIALWGGDRSLLVGEPDPFFVAHGLKEAFGDRLYAMVARHRRAEEVKQEARLRARAEKWKLPVAAAHEVLYHKPARRDLQDVVTAIRHRVKLSEAGRRLKPNHEHALKPPHAFAKLFEDDHAAVARTIEIASRCTFSLAQIRYRYPSEKLPSGKTTSQWLRELTYDGARERFPQGVPAAAREQIDKELALIDELDYGGYFLTMWEIVRFCRAHGILCQGRGSAANSTVCYALGITAVDPVALGLLFERFLSRERAEPPDIDLDIEHERREEVIQHVYAKYGRSHAAMVANLIRYRPRSAVRDVGKALGLAETTLDRLSKLLPMYGDVDARAFEQAGLDPETPQVRSVIRLAQEVLDFPRHLSIHPGGFLLGHEPVHTLVPIENATMPDRTVIQWDKDMVEELGLFKVDLLGLGALHQLHKAFDLLREHKDLDLDLATLPKEDPATYDMICKADTIGVFQIESRAQMAMLPRLKPRNYYDLVIEVSIVRPGPITGGMVHPYLRRRNGEEEVVYPHPSLEPVLKKTLGVPLFQEQVI